One window of the Vicia villosa cultivar HV-30 ecotype Madison, WI unplaced genomic scaffold, Vvil1.0 ctg.002877F_1_1, whole genome shotgun sequence genome contains the following:
- the LOC131639986 gene encoding uncharacterized protein LOC131639986, with translation MANNVTATREATRRTHTYSFHREGLIQLGQLGGLITGHNKTVFTENYGNILTLLDSHVDEWEKPDLNNIANALYLSIEDILGNWKKNGSTQGFYMSFLVEKAQELASKKMWEAFNALLAVLIYGIVMFPNIHKFVDLAAICLFVEKNPVPTLLADTYYSVHSRYGKGGAIRNCLPLLYTWFKSHLPTSGPFITSTQKWPQRIMGLTGNDIVWCPTGMDVEKVITSCDKPLDKEIFESVCFEKGTDPKGLEKVRSSWNSIHTNDQISLGEKNAVAKQAYTDWVENRVKDRLLPFPKVNPLYKQPPKVPIATMPAENCIPVNMESTQLHEKKSDVQPKHCLVDQKRVELTHEAKMLKGGSSRVQKRARTEKGERDTTVIVEEHQKILKRAMKEAEEKLKQEYREDLKAYKLKIERDARVEVKNLKKKLEEETTKRMAIETQLKGSHLRLKDLGKKVKFDFDLGLLGFLSVFSVKCF, from the exons atggctaacaacgtgaccgctacCAGAGAAGCTACAAGGCGTACTCACACTTACAGTTTCCATCGCGAAGGCTTGATTCAGTTGGGGCAATTGGGTGGATTGATCACTGGTCATAATAAAACTGTGTTCACTGAGAATTATGGAAACATCTTGACTCTTTTGGACTCACACGTCGACGAATGGG AGAAACCTGATCTGAACAacattgccaacgctctttatttgagcatagaaGACATTCTTGggaattggaagaagaatggtaGCACTCAGGGTTTCTATATGAGTTTCTTGGTTGAGAAGGCCCAAGAGTTGGCTAGCAAAAAGATGTGGGAGGCCTTCAACGCCCTTCTGGCCGTTTTGATTTATGGGATCGTGATGTTCcctaacattcacaagttcgttgatctGGCTGCTATATGTCTTTTTGTGGAGAAGAATCCGGTCCCTACTTTGCTAGCCGATACGTACTATTCTGTTCACTCTCGATATGGGAAAGGAGGAGCCATAAGAAATTGTTTGCCGTTGTTATACACCTGGTTTAAGTCCCACCTTCCTACAAGTGGTCCTTTCATTACTTCTACtcagaaatggcctcaaaggatcatggggcttaccgGAAATGACATTGTCTGGTGTCCTACTGGGATGGACGTAGAGAAAGTTATAACTAGCTGTG acaagcctttggacaaagagatattCGAGTCCGTTTGCTTTGAGAAGGGAACCGATCCAAAGGGTCTAGAAAAAGTGAGGAGTTCCTGGAATAGCATCCATACAAATGATCAGATTTCTCTTGGTGAAAAGAATGCCGTTGCCAAACAAGCCTACACAGATTGGGTTGAAAATAGAGTTAAAGATcgcctgttgcctttcccgaaggttaacccATTGTACAAGCAACCACCTAAGGTTCCAATCGCCACTATGCCTGCTGAGAATTGCATCCCAGTAAATATGGAAAGCACCCAATTGCACGAAAAGAAGTCGGATGTGCAACCGAAACATTGTCTTGTGGACCAGAAAAGAGTTGAGTTGACACACGAAGCCAAAATGCTGAagggaggatcttccagagttcaaaagagggctagaacGGAAAAAGGTGAAAGAGATACTACTGTTATTGTCGAGGAACACCAGAAGATCCTAAAAAGGGCCATGAAAGAAGCAGAAGAGAAACTCAAGCAAGAGTACCGAGAAGACTTGAAAGCTTATAAGCTCAAGATAGAAAGGGATGCTAGAGTTGAAgtgaagaatctgaaaaagaaactggaagaagagaccactaAAAGAATGGCAATTGAGACtcaactgaaaggaagtcaccttc GGCTCAAGGACCTTGGCAAAAAGGTGAAGTTTGATTTCGATTTAGGGCTATTAGGTTTTCTCTCTGTGTTTTCTGTTAAGTGCTTTTAG